From a region of the Dictyostelium discoideum AX4 chromosome 2 chromosome, whole genome shotgun sequence genome:
- the pccA gene encoding propanoyl-CoA:carbon dioxide ligase alpha subunit, whose product MNRLFKVQSVISKPVGWSSIRSFHSSSANYMFEKILIANRGEIACRVMETCKKMGIKTVAIHSDVDKNAKHVNMADEAICVGPAPTSESYLNIDAIVEAIKMTGAQAVHPGYGFLSENSRFVKELENIGVTFIGPGSYAMHALGDKIESKRIAKEAGVSVVPGYIGEVDGMDHVIKIANEIGYPVMVKASAGGGGKGMRVCRNDEDVKIGFRLSKQEAKSSFGDDRMLIEKYIEHGRHIEIQVLSDGENALYFPERDCSIQRRNQKVIEEAPSPFMDEETRTKMGKEAAALCKAVGYKSAGTVEFLVDHDKSFYFLEMNTRLQVEHPITEEITKQDLVEHMIRIAYGEKLKIKQSDIKIHGWAMESRVYAEDPYRNFLPSIGRVKKYIRPSGPGIRIDGGIFEGAEISTYYDPLISKLITYGENRKNVITKMKRALDEYYIKGVNHNVAFLRDVMENKDFVDGNVTTDFIPKEYPEGFQGYKFSPKQIEQLSICAVFLRFVEQHKNLTNSSNTNRTSSISPDILYIAKVENVRHSIHFYPLDNSETDAAANGANGDDSSRFMVQFIDQEKDGQVIKEFELNLVDATPQFIKLNIGGISHRFQIHDKTSTSYTLQFHGSKIPVTVLSPEEDLLCQYMPVKKTVDSSNSLISPMPGTILSLAVNVGDKVVLGQELCIVEAMKMQNVLRAPKDCEIKSINVKPGQVVSVDEVLIDFK is encoded by the exons atgaacAGATTATTTAAAGTTCAATCTGTAATTTCAAAACCAGTTGGATGGTCAAGCATTAGAAGTTTTCACTCATCTAGTGCAAACTAT atgtttgaaaagattttaattgcAAATAGAGGTGAAATTGCATGTAGAGTTATGGAAACATGTAAAAAGATGGGTATTAAAACAGTAGCAATTCATAGTGATGTTGATAAGAATGCTAAACATGTAAATATGGCAGATGAAGCAATTTGTGTTGGACCAGCACCAACATCAGAATCATATTTGAATATTGATGCAATTGTAGAGGCAATTAAGATGACAGGTGCACAAGCAGTACATCCAGGTTATGGATTTTTATCAGAGAATTCAAGATTTGTAAAAGAGTTGGAGAATATTGGTGTAACATTCATTGGACCAGGATCATATGCTATGCATGCATTAGGAGATAAGATCGAATCAAAACGTATTGCCAAAGAGGCAGGTGTTAGTGTTGTACCAGGTTACATTGGAGAAGTCGATGGTATGGATCATGTTATAAAGATTGCCAACGAGATTGGTTATCCAGTTATGGTTAAAGCATCAgcaggtggtggtggtaaaggTATGAGAGTTTGTAGAAATGATGAGGACGTTAAAATTGGTTTCCGTCTCTCAAAACAAGAGGCAAAATCTTCATTTGGTGATGATAGAATGTTGATTGAGAAATACATTGAACACGGAAGACACATTGAGATTCAAGTACTCTCTGATGGTGAAAATGCACTTTATTTCCCAGAACGTGATTGTTCAATTCAACGTCGTAATCAAAAGGTTATCGAAGAGGCACCATCACCATTCATGGATGAAGAGACACGTACTAAAATGGGTAAAGAAGCTGCCGCCCTCTGCAAAGCCGTAGGTTACAAAAGTGCAGGTACCGTAGAGTTTTTGGTTGATCATGACAAGAGTTTCTACTTTTTAGAGATGAATACTCGTCTTCAAGTCGAACATCCAATCACTGAGGAAATCACTAAACAAGATCTCGTCGAACATATGATTCGTATTGCCTATGGtgagaaattaaagattaaaCAATCTGATATTAAAATTCACGGTTGGGCAATGGAAAGTCGTGTCTATGCCGAGGATCCATATCGTAATTTCCTTCCATCAATTGGTCGTGTTAAGAAATACATTCGTCCAAGTGGTCCAGGTATTCGTATCGATGGTGGTATCTTTGAAGGCGCTGAAATCTCAACTTACTATGATCCACTCATTAGTAAACTCATTACCTATGGTGAGAACAGAAAGAATGTTATCACCAAAATGAAGAGAGCTCTCGATGAATACTACATCAAAGGTGTCAATCATAATGTCGCCTTCCTTCGTGATGTCATGGAGAATAAGGATTTCGTCGATGGTAATGTCACTACCGATTTCATTCCAAAGGAGTATCCAGAAGGTTTCCAAGGTTATAAATTCTCTCCAAAACAAATCGAACAACTCTCAATTTGTGCAGTTTTCTTACGTTTTGTTGAACAACACAAAAATTTGACAAACTCTTCAAATACAAATCGTACCTCTTCCATTTCACCAGATATTCTTTACATTGCCAAGGTTGAAAATGTTCGTCACTCCATTCATTTCTATCCACTCGATAATTCTGAAACTGACGCCGCTGCCAATGGTGCCAATGGTGATGATTCCTCAAGATTCATGGTTCAATTCATCGATCAAGAGAAAGATGGTCAAGTCATTAaggaatttgaattaaatttagtcGATGCAACTCCacaatttatcaaattaaaCATTGGTGGTATCTCTCATCGTTTCCAAATTCACGATAAAACTTCCACATCCTACACCCTTCAATTCCATGGTTCAAAGATTCCAGTCACCGTTTTATCTCCAGAAGAAGATTTACTCTGCCAATACATGCCAGTTAAAAAAACTGTTGACTCTTCAAACTCTTTAATCTCACCAATGCCTGGTACTATCCTCTCTTTGGCCGTTAATGTAGGTGATAAAGTTGTCCTTGGTCAAGAACTTTGTATCGTTGAAGCAATGAAAATGCAAAATGTTCTCAGAGCTCCAAAAGATtgtgaaattaaatcaatcaatgTTAAACCTGGTCAAGTCGTTTCTGTTGATgaagttttaattgattttaaataa